In Polyangiaceae bacterium, the genomic window CGTCCTTCTTGTCCTTGTCGTCCTTCTTCTCGGGCTCCGGCGCCTTCTTCAGCGGCTCCGCGCTGCGCGGCCGGGTGACCGCCGCGGCCAGGTTGAAGGTGCCGGGCTTCTCGTCCTTGTCCGCGCGGTAGTTCCGGTTCTGGTCGGCGAAGGTGCCGACCACGGTCTTGAGCGCGAAGTCCACCTTCTCGGTGGCGCCGCTGGCGCGCTCCAGGCTGCCGGCGCCGAACACCGCCACCGCCGCCCGCGCGGAGTTGCGGCTCAAGGTCGAGACCGAGGCGTGGGACGAGAAGCGGTTGGTCACGAGCAACGTGCGATCGGAGTCGTTGTAGCGCCGGCGCACGTGCTGCTTCTCGTTGGCCAGCACCACGGGCGAAAACTCGATGCCGGCGATGCGCGCGAGGGCCGCGAGGCCGCTCGCCTGCGCGGGCAGCACCGGCTTCGACGCCTCCGGCGGCGCGGCGGAAGGCGCGGACCCAGCCGGCGCGGCGGAGGGCGTCGGCGCGGCGGAGGGCGCGGGCTTCGCCGGCGCGGCGGAGGGCGCGGGCGGAGGCGCGACCGACGCGGCCGGCTTGGCTGAAGGCGCCGCCGACGCGGCGGGCTCGGCGCTCCCGGCTGGCTCCGGCGTCTCCTCGCCGGGCTGCCCTTCGGGTCCGGCTTCGGCCCAGGACACGGCGTCCGGATCGAGGGCGATGAAGAGCTTGCCGCCGCGGCTGCCGTAGCGCTCGAGCGCGGCGAGCTCCTCCCGCGCGAAGGGCTCGGTGGGGCCGAGCACGAGCACCACGTCGGCGTCGTCGGGCACCTCGCTGCCGAGCCCCTGCGACAGGCCCAGATCCTTCACCAGGTAGTTCTGCTTCTGCAAGATGGTCCGCGCGATGCGCACGCTGCGCTGGCTGCTCTCGCCCTGCGAGGCGTCGTTCAGCTCGCCGTGGCCGACGGTCAGGTAGGCCACGCGTCGGGCGCGCACGATCTTCAAGAGCTTCTCCTGGAAGTCACGGTCCAGGGTCTTGAGCTTGGGGCGCGCGTTCTTCTCGTCGATGCCGATGGTGAGCGTCTCGGTGACGCTGCCCTTGGCGAGCACGATCACGCCGTCCTGCGTGGCCTTCAGATCCCGCGCGCGCTTCGGCACGAGCAGCCGATCCTGGATCTCGATCTTCAGGTTGGGCACGCCGCGCCCGAGATCGCCGAGGTAGCTCTCGACCTCGGTCTTGATCTCGCTCACCTGCGGGAAGAAGGCGACGACCTCCAGCGGCTCGCTCAGGCTCTCGGCGATCTTGCGGGTCGAGTCGCTGGGCCGCGAGGTCTTGAAGTACGAGTAGTCCACCCGGGTGCCGAGCTTGTCCGCCGAGTAGACGAAGAGCGCGCCGTACACCGCCGCCAGGACCAGGGTGAGGCCGCTGACCGCCGCCGCGCGCACCCGGCGCGCCTCGGGCCGCTCCGCGTGGCGCATGGGCAGGAGGGCCGCCTCGGCGAACAGCATGGGCAACAGGGCCACCAGCACCAGCGCCACCCAGAAGATGGTCAACACGCCGCGCACGCGCTCGCCGGTGTCCGGCTCGAGCGCCGCGAGGCCGAGCTTGTCCCAGCCGAAGTCGGTGGTCACGAAGTACACGCCGAGGGCGACCACGCCCAGCACGCTGAGGACGCCGAGCAGCTTCTCGATGTCGCGGCGCTCCCCGCCCACGCGGAACTGCGGCATGAAGCGCACCGCCGTGGCGCCGGAGAGCGCCCCGAGGCCCGCGAAGGTCGCGACCCAGCGCAGCGTCGGCATCGGCTCGAGCACGCGCTCGCCCAGGAAGACCAGGACGAAGCCCACCACGTAGGCCGGGACGACCCAGAGGGGCGCGGGCCGGCCGGGCGCCGCCGGGCGCTCCTCCGGGGCGGGCTCGGCGGGCGCGGTCGGCTCGCTCTTCGGCTGGGGCGGCTCCGAGCCGCGGGCGCTGTCCGGCGACGAGTCGCGCTCTTCGTCCTTCACCGCCATCGGCGCGCCTCCAGGGTCTT contains:
- a CDS encoding Gldg family protein, which encodes MAVKDEERDSSPDSARGSEPPQPKSEPTAPAEPAPEERPAAPGRPAPLWVVPAYVVGFVLVFLGERVLEPMPTLRWVATFAGLGALSGATAVRFMPQFRVGGERRDIEKLLGVLSVLGVVALGVYFVTTDFGWDKLGLAALEPDTGERVRGVLTIFWVALVLVALLPMLFAEAALLPMRHAERPEARRVRAAAVSGLTLVLAAVYGALFVYSADKLGTRVDYSYFKTSRPSDSTRKIAESLSEPLEVVAFFPQVSEIKTEVESYLGDLGRGVPNLKIEIQDRLLVPKRARDLKATQDGVIVLAKGSVTETLTIGIDEKNARPKLKTLDRDFQEKLLKIVRARRVAYLTVGHGELNDASQGESSQRSVRIARTILQKQNYLVKDLGLSQGLGSEVPDDADVVLVLGPTEPFAREELAALERYGSRGGKLFIALDPDAVSWAEAGPEGQPGEETPEPAGSAEPAASAAPSAKPAASVAPPPAPSAAPAKPAPSAAPTPSAAPAGSAPSAAPPEASKPVLPAQASGLAALARIAGIEFSPVVLANEKQHVRRRYNDSDRTLLVTNRFSSHASVSTLSRNSARAAVAVFGAGSLERASGATEKVDFALKTVVGTFADQNRNYRADKDEKPGTFNLAAAVTRPRSAEPLKKAPEPEKKDDKDKKDDKKKVDADEMRAFVLADADAVTDVVLANVVANQVLFADAVRWLGGEESFAGEVNTEEDVRIEHTKQKDLAWFYATIFGAPALVLGAGLLLSRRGKPKKKAGAA